Proteins from a genomic interval of Cottoperca gobio chromosome 8, fCotGob3.1, whole genome shotgun sequence:
- the cdk21 gene encoding cyclin-dependent kinase 6 — protein sequence MDICTKPLCYDLLAEVGEGSYGKVYKAREVGGKQRLLAVKKFNIRGDTSDVGIPAFMIREVALLRKMKYFNHPNIVKLLDASAVPVGRSLDLTLVLEYIDQDLSTYISKVPASGLSRDCIKDVMQQLLQGLDFLHTNMVLHRDMKPENILISSRGEVKIADFGLARIYTYNIALTPGVVTLWYRAPEVLLNSVYMSSVDMWSAGCIFAELFLLRPLFQGYTEVQQLQKIFEVIGLPSEEDWPKDSPIRYSVSWGPKGSCTKLLHNLSPDENNLLSQCLAFRPSRRISAAKALAHPVFTKH from the exons ATGGACATCTGCACGAAGCCTTTGTGCTACGATCTCCTGGCAGAAGTAGGAGAAGGCTCCTACGGCAAAGTGTATAAAGCCAGAGAGGTGGGGGGGAAACAGCGCCTCCTGGCGGTGAAGAAATTCAACATTCGCGGGGACACGTCGGATGTCGGGATCCCTGCGTTCATGATCCGCGAGGTGGCGCTGCTGCGTAAAATGAAGTACTTCAACCATCCCAACATAGTCAA GCTGTTGGATGCATCTGCTGTCCCGGTGGGGAGGAGCTTGGATCTCACTCTGGTGCTGGAATACATCGACCAGGACCTTTCCACCTACATCTCCAAGGTTCCTGCTTCTGGACTGAGTCGTGACTGTATTAAG GATGtgatgcagcagctgctgcaaggATTGGACTTCCTCCACACAAACATGGTGCTGCACCGGGACATGAAACCAGAAAACATCCTGATCAGCAGCCGTGGAGAAGTCAAGATCGCAGACTTTGGACTGGCGCGCATCTACACCTACAATATCGCCCTCACTCCAGGT GTGGTTACGCTTTGGTACAGAGCTCCCGAGGTGCTGCTGAACTCTGTTTACATGTCCTCAGTGGACATGTGGAGCGCCGGCTGCATCTTTGCGGAGCTCTTCCTCTTGAG ACCACTGTTTCAGGGATACACAGAGGTACAGCAGCTGCAGAAAATCTTCGA GGTGATTGGTTTGCCCAGTGAGGAGGACTGGCCCAAGGACAGCCCCATCCGGTACTCCGTCAGCTGGGGGCCTAAAGGCTCCTGCACCAAGCTGCTGCACAACCTCAGCCCAGACGAGAACAACCTTCTATCT CAATGTTTGGCGTTCAGACCGAGCCGTCGCATCTCCGCCGCCAAAGCCCTGGCTCATCCTGTCTTCACGAAGCACTGA